In the genome of uncultured Pseudomonas sp., the window TCGTCACTGGCACCAAACTCTTTCTCAGCTATGCAACCGGCGCAGGTGCCTTTGGCCTCACAGTCAAGCTTGCCCTCGATAGCGTACGCAGCAACGGCAGCGTCGCCGCCCTGACTTTGCGTAGCCTGCTGACCACCGCGTTGGTGTTCTGCTTCTTCGAGGTCTTTCCGCATCAAGCGGTTGGCGTCTCCGAAGTACACCTGATCCTTGGCTCAACCCTGCTGCTGCTGTTCGGTGCCGGCGCAACAGCTGTCGGCTTAGCCGTTGGCCTGCTGCTGCAGGGGTTGCTGTTCGCCCAGTTCGACCTGCCGCAGTACGGCATGAACGTGACCACCTTGCTGCTGCCGTTGTGGGGTATTCATCTGCTGGCCAAGCGCATCATTGCGCCGGGTACTGCCTATGTGGAGCTTTCCTACAAGCAGGCGCTGGCGTTGTCGACGGCCTATCAGGGCGGCATCGTCGCCTGGGTTGCCTTCTGGGCGATCTACGGCAACGGCTTCTCCGGTGAGAACCTGGTGGCTGTGGGCAGCTTTGGCCTGGCGTATATGAGCGTGATTCTGCTCGAGCCGCTGGTCGATCTGGGTGTATTGGCTGCGGCCAAAGCGCTCTCAAGCTACAGCCGTGGGCCGCTGTTCAACGCACGACTGCACCAGCCGGCCTAATCATTGGCCGCGATCGTTTCAGCGAGCCGTACGGGTCGCTGAAACGATCGCGCTGCATAGCTTGGCTAACGGCTATCGCCCGGCATCGGCGCATCCAGGCATAGCGTTTGGCGGCTCAACAGCCATTCATCTGTTGCCTGCTCAGGCTTGACCTGGGGGCCGCCCCGCGCCTGCAAGCTGATGCCGAACCTTTGCAGGAGTAACGCCATGACCCGTAAACAAGCCTTTTGGCAGGAACAGCTACTGGCCCGCGCCCAGTGCGGCCATGATCCCGCCGCCGAGCTGCGCCATCTGGAGCGTGCCCATATCCTCGGCCAGGGTTACTTCAGCGAGCACC includes:
- a CDS encoding energy-coupling factor ABC transporter permease, whose translation is MHIEPEVVTGTKLFLSYATGAGAFGLTVKLALDSVRSNGSVAALTLRSLLTTALVFCFFEVFPHQAVGVSEVHLILGSTLLLLFGAGATAVGLAVGLLLQGLLFAQFDLPQYGMNVTTLLLPLWGIHLLAKRIIAPGTAYVELSYKQALALSTAYQGGIVAWVAFWAIYGNGFSGENLVAVGSFGLAYMSVILLEPLVDLGVLAAAKALSSYSRGPLFNARLHQPA